A DNA window from Castanea sativa cultivar Marrone di Chiusa Pesio chromosome 7, ASM4071231v1 contains the following coding sequences:
- the LOC142642664 gene encoding CASP-like protein 4D1, giving the protein MALPKSHIAILSLRGISLLFLLISFVILINNGTHYKTVGQENYFFDGLGSYSYMFGATIIGIGYAVLQTIVFVIFQIIMKSDKCIVFTFYADKAISYLLLSAAAAGIDASRETKKILIVTDNDLDLYNSFKNYLSKGFAAANLLLPAFVCMAILSILSSYALAKKI; this is encoded by the exons ATGGCACTACCAAAATCTCATATTGCTATTCTTTCGTTGAGGGGCATATCTTTACTTTTCCTATTAATATCATTCGTAATCCTTATTAACAACGGTACTCACTATAAAACAGTTGGCCAAGAAAATTACTTCTTTGATGGGCTGGGAAGCTACAG CTACATGTTTGGTGCAACCATCATCGGCATTGGATATGCCGTCTTGCAAACAATTGTATTTGTAATCTTCCAAATCATAATGAAGAGCGATAAATGCATTGTATTTACATTTTATGCTGACAAG GCTATATCATACCTATTACTCAGTGCAGCAGCAGCAGGAATTGATGCTAGCAGAGAGACAAAGAAAATCTTAATTGTTACAGACAACGATTTAGATCTTTACAACAGTTTCAAGAATTACTTAAGTAAGGGATTTGCAGCAGCTAATCTCCTTCTCCCTGCATTTGTATGCATGGCGATATTGTCAATTCTCTCTTCCTATGCATTGGCAAAGAAAATTTAG